In Flammeovirga kamogawensis, the sequence ACACTTGCAAAAAGTAATGTAATTAACATACCAATTACAGTAAAAATTATAGAATATTGTACTCAACTAGCTTTAGATAATGCTGTTGAAGGTATGAGGGCAGATATACTTCTTGTTAAAGCAGCAAGAGCCTATGCTGCGTTTCATCAAAAGGAAAGTATAAGTACTGAAGATGTTGATGCCATTAAAGATTTTGTTCTTCATCATAGACAAAATAATACTACACCACCCCCTCCATCTCCTCCTCAAAATCAAGAAAAAGAAGAAAAACCTAAAGAGGAAAAAAAGCCAGAACAAGCACCTAAAGAAAGTGCCGTTTTTAAATCAATCATTCCAGAACAAAAATTACAAATTACAGAGAAGCAAGACATCGGTATTCAACAGACTGCTCCTAAAAGTAATCTCAAGAATTCCATAGATAGAAGAAAAAGTGTAGGACAATATTTAGCCAAAGATCAATTCGAAATTTTTAATAAACCGCAAGAAGAAGCAACACCAAAGCAAATTATTTTTCTATTGGATTCTAGCGGATCAATGATTAATGAGGAAGTAATCACTTTAGCAAAAGGGGTAATTGAGAAGATCGTAAGCAAAAACCAGAACGCTCCTCTTCAGTTTTCGCTAATTGCCTTACTACAAGGAGACGCTACAATTATAAAAGAGAATACCAGTAATATAAAAGTATTCATAAAGGCTATTCAAGAATTAGAATCAGGGGGTAAAACAAACATTATTGCAGGGTTTAAATGTGTAAAAAGTTTATTGGCACAAACTAGTAATCAAACCGAATTAGTAGTTGTTTCAGATGGTCATTTTTGTAGTGATTACGGTCTTGAAGATATTATTGGGAGCTACCAATTTCATTGTAAAAAAGTACAACAGCTTACACTAATAGATACAGAAACAGGGATAGTACAATTAGGTATTATGAAGAGATTAGCTGATGCACTAAAAGGTACTTATCAAAAACTTTTACTTGAACAATAATGGCAAAAATACACATGATTACAGGCGGACAACGCTCAGGAAAGAGTGTTTATGCAGAAAAAATTGCATTGTCATTAAGCAATACACCTTACTACCTCGCTACATCAAAAAAATGGGATGAGGAACATACAAAACGTATTGATTTACACCAAAAAAGAAGAACTAACAATTGGATCACAATTGAAGAGGAGATCGATTTACATCTCCATCAATTAAAAAATAAAGTAATTCTGCTGGATTGTGTAACACTTTGGCTTACAAATATTTTTGATAAGATGAACTACGACAAAGAAAAAACTTTCGATAAAGCAGTTGCAATTTGGGAGCAACTTATTTTACAAGATTGTACACTTATTGTTGTTGCAAATGAAATTGGTTTAGGAGGAATCTCAATGCACAAAGGCACCCGACATTTTACAGATGTTCATGGTTTAATAAATCAAAGAATAGCAAAAGATGCCCAACAAGTAACATTTATAGTTGCTGGTCTTCCATTGATAGTAAAAGGATAATAAAATGCATAAATCAAGTTTTATAATTGCTGCACCAACAAGTAATTCTGGTAAAACAACCATAACACTAGGGTTATTGAGGGCGTTAAAAAACAGAGGAAAAGAAGTACAACCTTTTAAATCTGGTCCAGATTATATCGATCCAAAATTTCATGGTATTGCCTGTGGAAAAACAGGAGTAAATTTGGATTTATTTATGATGACAGAGCAACATTTAAAAGAGACTTATCTCGATTATATAGCTACATCTGAGATACAGTGTATTGAGGGTGTTATGGGTCTTTTTGATGGAGCAAAAAAAGCAGAAAGAAGTACTGCAGAATTAGCTAAAAAACTTAATTTACCTATCATTTTTGTAGTAGATGCTAAAGCTGTAGCCTATTCTGTCGCACCCTTACTTTATGGGTTTAAAAACTTCGACCCCTCTTTAAATATAGTAGGGGTAATTTTTAATAGAGTAAACACCAAAAGTCATTATAAATTTCTACAAGAGGCCAGTGAAGATGTTGGTATTAAAGCTTTAGGTTATGTCCCTTTTTTAGAAGATTGTAAAATTCAATCAAGGCATTTAGGCTTATCAATTGCCAATTTAAAAGAATACGACAAAAAGATAACAGCTATAGCAAAACAAATAGAAAAGACCGTTCATCTAAATCAATTACTTGATTTAACTACCTATGCAGAAACCACACACACAAAGCAAAAAGCTGTCCCTCCTATTGCACCTTTAACGATTGGTGTAGCAAAAGATGAAGCTTTTAATTTTAGCTATAGTCAGAATATTAATGCATTAAAAAAAATAGGTAAGGTGGTATTTTTCAGCCCAATAAAGGATGAAAAACTACCGCAAACAGATGTACTTTATTTTCCTGGAGGATATCCTGAATGTTATGTTAAAAATTTAGCTGAGAATAAAGCAATGCTTTCTGCAATTAAAGAATATGCAGAAAATGAAGGGGTAATTATTGCAGAATGTGGGGGTATGATGTATTTGGGTAAAAATATGATTGATCAAAATGGAGACTCCTATCCTATGGCAAATGTATTTTCATTTAGTAGCTCTATGAAAGCTATGAAACTCCACCTTGGTTACCGCACCATCCACCTTGATGAGTACACCTTTAAGGGGCATGAATTTCATTATTCAGAAGTTTATGGAGATGAAAATATTGAAACTGTGGGTCAAATTTTTAGTGCTAGAAACCAAGAAGTACCTACAAAAATTTACAAATATAAAAACGTATTGGCCTCATATATCCATCTCTATTTTGGAGAAGCCAATCAATTTAAATCAATTACTAACTATATAACTGATAAAACATTACAACTATGAAAGTATATACCAGAAAAGGTGACAAAGGACAAACTGGAGTTTTTGGTGGTAAAAGAGAAGCCAAAGATTCGCCAAGAATAGAATGCATTGGCACTTTAGATGAGGTAAACTCTACTATCGGTTTATTGAGGGCAAAATTGGGTAACGATCACGAATGGCAACCCAATTTACATCGTATTCAAAAAGACATGATGAACATGATGTCTCATTTGGCTAGACCATCTGATTCTAAAAAAGAAAATAAGAACCCTCATCCAGAAGATGGTGCTGTTTTTTGTGAGGAATGGATTGACGCTATGGAAAATAATATGAGTAGTCCTTCTGATTACTTTTTACTACCTGGTGGAAATGAAATTTCTGCACTCTGCCATGTATGTAGAACACAAGTTAGAAGAGGAGAACGCACATTGGTAACGCTCGCTAAAGTAGACCCAGATAGCGTTTTTGAATACATTTCATCTTACATCAACCGCCTTTCTGATTTGTTCTTTACAATGGCTAGAGCAGAAATGGACAAACATGGTGTAGCTGAAGAAAAATGGAATCTATTTTTATATAAAAGAAAAAAGAAATAATGAGAAAAATACCTATTACAATTGTTACGGGCTTTTTAGGAGTAGGAAAAACTACCCTTGTCCACAATATTCTTAAAAACGCCAACGGCAAAAGAATTGCTTTGTTGGTTAACGAGTTTGGTGAAGTTGGTGTAGATGGAGACATTATTAAATCAGGTTGCGACGATAAAGAGTGTAACTTGATTGAATTATCAAACGGTTGTATTTGCTGCACAGTACAAGAAGAGTTTCTTCCTTCGATGCTAGAATTAATTGAGCGAAAAGAAGATATCGATCATATAGTAATTGAAACCTCTGGTTTAGCCATGCCAAAACCATTGGTAAGAGCTGTAAATTGGCCAGATCTAAAACCTCATATCACAATAGATGCAGTTATTACTGTAGTAGATGCAGTTGGTATAGCAACAGGTGAATTTTGTGATAGACAACGTGTACAAGCTCAACGTTTAGCAGACGATTCTCTAGATCATGAAACTCCAATTGAAGAGCTATTTTTAGATCAACTATCATGTGCTGACTTGGTTTTAGTGAGTAAAAGAGACCTGGTAGATGATAAAAAATATAATGAAATCGCTGCTTTTGTATCAGAAAAAATAAAGGCTAATACTAAGGTCATTCCAATGATTAAAGGAGAAGTGAGTAACGATCTATTATTAGGAATTGAGGCTTCTGCTGAAGATGATTTGGATAACCGTCATTCAATTCACGAACATCACCATGAGCATGGACATGACCATGAACATGATGATGACATTAAAACTGAACTCTTGGAATTTGAAGAAACGGCAAATATCAAGCAGTTGATTAATGAGTTGACGCAACTAGTTAAAGAAAATGAAATCTACAGAATAAAAGGTTTTGTAAACATTCCTAATAAACCAATGCGTATGATTTTACAAGGAGTTGGAGACCGTTTTGATTATTATTTTGACAGAGCTTGGGAACCTAATGAACCTCGTAAAACACATTTGGTTGTTATTGGACGAAACATTTCTCTTTCGGAAAATACAATTGTTTAATTATCAATAACCACATTAACAGTGTCTCCTACTAACATTTGAGGCACTGTTTATTGCTTACTCCAACAGCACATGCATTTAATTTCAACACTTCCTGGAGGATGGAATCCAAACGATGAAGGGGTCTTTCATATTCAACAATCTGGAGGAGATATTCTTTTTTTATCAGCTGCAGATACTGAACTCTTCACGTTAAATAAAGTTTATTCTGCATTACATAAAGAATTCCCGAATTTGCCAAGTTTACGTTTGGCCAATCTTACTTATTTTAAACAGGAACTAACTATAGATACCTATTTGGATGAAGTTGTGAGTAAAGCAAAAGTTGTGGTTTTAAAACTACTTGGAGGTACTGCTTACTTTACTTATTTATGTGAAGCCATCTCGTCTTATGCTGAAGAGCACAATATTGCTTTGTTATTTCTACCCGGTGATAACCAGCCAGATGTTGAATTAATGCATTTGTCTACATTGCCCTTACCGCTGGTTAATAAAATATGGTCTTATTTTGTTGCCGGTGGAAACGATAATACAAAAGAAGGGCTTAAATTAATAATGAAAGAAACGCTGCAAATTCATTTTGAAATAAAAGAACAAATTGACATTGCAGATGTGTTTCTTTACCACCATAAACTAGGTATAATTGATAAAAAGTGGAAAGAAAATAACCAACCAACAGCCTTAATTTTTGCGTATAGAAGTAATTATTTAGCAGACAACTTAGCACCTATTTTAGAAGTAGCCAATGCACTAGAACAAAAAGGAATTACTGCTATTACACTAATGGCTTTAACGTATAGAGAAATAGATATCCAACAACGTATTACAGAACTCTTAGCGTTATACCATATTCAAAGTCCAACAGTAATAATTAATACTACTGGATTTTCGTTACAAGGTTTTAAAGAAAACGAAAGTAAAAGCCTTTTCGAAGCTTTAAATATTCCCATTATTCAAGCTATTCAAGCCAGTTGTAGTAAACAAGTATGGGAAGAAGGTTCGTTTGGTCTGCCTCCAACAGATATTGCCATGAATATTGCTCTCCCTGAAGTTGATGGTAAAATTATTGGGAATGTAATTTCTTTTAAAGAAGCTCAAGAAAAAGATGCGTTAACAGATTCTGAAATTGTTAGCTACCAACCACATTTAGAAGGATGTCAATTTATTGCAAATCATGTAGAAGCATGGATTAACCTTCAAAAAAAAGAAAATAAAGAGAAAAATATTGCCGTTATTTTACCTAATTATCCAAGTAAGAACAGTCGTTTAGCCAATGGTGTAGGTTTAGATACGCCAGCTAGTACGTTACAAATTCTTCAGGCATTAAAGGAAAATCAATATACATTAAACAATGCAACTCCTACTACTACAGAAGAATTAATTGATTGTATAACAGATACTATAACTAACGACCTTACCTCTCTCGCTTACAAAAAAGCAGACATAAAAATTAAGGCAGAAACCTTTTATTATTACTATAATTACTATTCTGAAAAACTCAGAAAAAAAGTAGAAGAACAATGGGGACACCCTTCTTCATCACCCAATTACAGAGATGGTTATTTCTTAATCCCTGGAAAAAAAATTGGGAATGTTTTTTTAAGTATTCAGCCAAATAGAGGGTACAATATTGACCTTCAAGCATCTTATCATTCCCCAGATTTACCCCCTACTTATGCTTATTTGGCGTATTACATTTGGTTGCAAGAAGTTTTTAAAGCAGATGCTATTATTCATGTAGGTAAACACGGCAACTTAGAGTGGCTCCCTGGTAAAAGTGTAGCACTATCTAAAGAAAGTTGTTTTCCTGAAGCACTTTTAGGAGCAATTCCTCACTTTTATCCGTTCATTATTAATGATCCTGGAGAAGGAACACAAGCAAAAAGAAGAAACCATGCTATCATTTTAGATCACCTAATTCCACCTATGACAAGGGCTGAAAATTATGGCGAACTATTGCAGTTAGAATTACTTATTGATGAATTCTACGAATCTGCTTTACTTGATCCAAAACGGGCCAACCTTATCAAATCAAAAATAGAGACACTAGTAAATGAAACACACTTAAAAAAAGATTTAAACGAGGATGGAAAAGATATTGATGCACTTTTAGAAGTTATTGACGGGTATTTATGTGAGTTAAAAGAGGCTCAAATTAGGGGCGGATTACATATTTTTGGTTGCTTACCAATACATGAAAAATTGATAGACTTAATTGTTGCTTTACACAGATTGCCACAAGGTTCATCAAAAAGTATAATACAATGCTTAGCAATTGATTTAAAACTAGACATTGATGTTCTAGACACTAATTACGAAACTGAATTTAAAACTGAAATTTTTGGTATTCCATGTAGATCAATAGGTCAAATTGTTGAAGTACTTGAAAATAGAGCAAAAACAATTATTGAATGTATTGTAAACCACACTCCAATAATTGGAAAAATTGGTGTAGAAACTCAAAATTTACTTCATCAAATTACAGGCAAAACATTACCAACTTTAAAAAATACAACACAAGAAATTTCTAATTTAATGGCAGGGTTAAATGCGGCCTATATTCCTTCTGGTGGTTCTGGAGCTCCTACACGTGGGCGTTTAGATATTTTACCAACAGGACGAAATTTTTACTCTGTTGATACTAGAACAATTCCGTCACCCTCTGCTTATGAATTAGGCGTAAAAAGTGCTCAAAATATAATTGATCGATACTTGCAAGAAGAAGGGCAGTTTCCTGAAGCTGTTGCCATATCTGTTTGGGGAACTTCTACCATGAGAACAGGTGGAGATGATATTGCTCAAGCACTTGCACTCCTTGGTGTTTGGCCAATTTGGCAAGGTGTAAATAGAAGGGTAAAAGACTTTGAAATCATACCATTAATCACTTTAAAACGACCAAGAGTAGATGTACTTTTACGCATTTCTGGATTTTTTAGAGATGCTTTCCCTGATGTTATTTCTTTATTCAACACTGCCGTAGAAAAAGTAGCAGCATTAGACGAACCTCATGATCAGAATCCTATTAAAGCACGTGTAGAAGGTGAAATCAAAGAATGGAAAAATAAGGGTTTGGATAATTTTTTAGCACAAGAGAGAGCTTTATATAGAGTTTTTGGGTCTAAACCTGGTGCTTACGGTGCAGGCTTACAAGGTTTAATTGATGAGAAAAATTGGACAACACAAGAAGATCTTGCTAATGTATTTATTAACTGGGGTGGCTATGCATATTCAGGGAGTAAAAATGAAGGAAAATCTGCACATGAGTCGTTTAAAAAAAGATTATCAGAGGTAGAAATTGTTATTCAAAATCAAGACAACAGAGAGCATGATCTACTTGATTCTGATGACTATTACCAGTTTCAAGGAGGTATGACTGCTGCTGTAACAATGGAAAAAGGAGAAGCGCCTACAACCTATTTTGGAGATCATTCTCGACCTGACAAACCAAGAATAAAATCTCTTAAAGAAGAACTTTTAAAAGTGTATCGTTCCAGAGTTATTAACCCAAAATGGATGGATGGAATGAGAGATCACGGGTATAAAGGTGCTTTTGAAATGGCGGCAACAATGGATTACCTTTTTGCCTATGATGCCACTACTAACCTTATTGAAGATTTTATGTATGAAGGGATTACTGAAGAATATCTACTTGATCAAGAAAACCTGCAATTTCTAGAACATCATAACCCTTGGGCCATAAAAGACATGTCGGAAAGAATGTTAGAAGCTATTCAGAGAGGCATGTGGAAAGATCCTTCCGAAGCAATAATAGAAAAATTAGAAGCACTCTACCTTAAAGCCGAAGGTGCATTAGAGTAATTATTTATTGGATTACAAAAAAGACTTGCAATTTGATGTTTTGCAAGTCTTTTTATTATAAGGTTACACCAAGAACTAGTATTGTATTGATCTTGCTATTTTTTTTAAAGGAATAAAAACTGGTATATTTTTACTTTTTATTCTTTGTTCTGTTTTTTCTAAATCTTTCAAGAAAATAGCATTAAGGTTTTTTAAATATGCCTTTGTTTTCTCTGAATAATTTACTTTTTCAAAATGATAATACGTATTAAATAGATTTGATACATTTGTAGGTTTAAAAAACATTTCTCTTTCCATCCTATATCTAAACATATCTTTTATATTCATACCATTTTTCCAATCAATTTCTTGACTACAATCAATATCTTTAGGGTTTATTCTTACTCTTAATGGTATTAGATAACTAGGAATCTCTGCAAAACTATGATGATCAGCAGAGTGTGCAATAGATACATCCCAAATAATCATTGTAATCTCTTTAACTAATGTTTTTTTATCTTTAATAGCTTCTTTTGAAGAGAAAGTAGGTAACCATTGATTAATATGATTTGCCCATTCTTCAATTAAATTCATCTCTTCATCACTAATAACATTTACAACTTCCGAAACAAAATACTCTATAGTATCATAATACTCCTTTAAAAATAAATAGTAAGGAGAATCAAATTTTTCAATATCTTTAGAGTAACGATAACCATTATAACTATCATTTCCATCTATACCTGTATAAGCACAAGCTACTAAAGAACGTTGCCCTTCACCTTTTCCTAAAAAACCTGAATAAGGAAATTTTTGATCGTTCTCTACAGGAGATGCAGAAGAATTTAAGACTACTTTATTAAGAACTAAAGTATGCTCAAAATGGGGTAGTAATAATTGAAGTAATATAGAATTTATTGGCAATGTTGATTTACTTATTGCATTTATACAATCAAAAGGAAAATGTAATAACGCATGTTCTGATAAAATCAGTTTATAAGAAGCACCTTGCATAACAAAAACTTTAGCTAGTTCCCATGCATTACCATCTGAACGAGAAACTACATTATTGTTGGTAAATTCGTCAACAAATATCAAATGAGATATTAGCTTTCCTTTTTCTTTTTTAAATAAAACTATTGTTGCGCTTGAATAAATTCCTTTAAAAGGTTGAGTAAAAGACATCAAAGATAAATCAATGATATAATATTCATTACTATTATAATTTACAGGCAAAAATTTGCTGAATATTTTTTCTTTTTGAACTGATAAACCTTTTATCAAGAACTTACTAAATACACCTTCTCCTAAATATTGATCAAACAATTGATTATCAATTTTATGAAGTCCTCTATATTTTATTGAATATGATAAAGCTCTTGGCCAGTAAGTCCACATATTTCGAAAATACCTCTTACCAATTTTATTTTTCCAATCAATTTTTTCTTGACGTGGCAGACGTAATACTGCCGGTGCTTCCCCTTTTGGATTTCTTGGTGATGGTTGTGGCCAAGGACCTTCTCTGTTATATAAAAAATTTTCTTTTGGTAATTGGTATGTTTTGTTTAAAACTTCGCCTTGGTGTAACAAAGTTTCTTTTTCTATAGTCGACATTTTTAATTGAATTGAAATAAAGTAATACACAATAAAAGTAAAATTAATAAATATTATCTAAATAAATAAGTTATTTATTACATAATTGTTTTTTTATATATAAACTAACTTCAATGATCATTTTACTCGTATAAGGCTTCTAACTCCCATCGTTTATATCAGCAGCTTAAGCCTGAGGTGAGGTATGGGGCAATGTTCCAATTTTTCCCATGATTGAAATCTTGGCCTTTTGATACAGCTGCTCCACCTCCTACAAAAAGATCTAATTACGGTTTCTCTCCCATTTGTTTCAAGCTGTATGTCTTACAATTCTTGTTGTTGGAGAGTAGCCTGTTGCTGTTTTAGTTGGAATAGTAAGGGGTAGGTTTGTGAATACAACACCTCTAATGTGAAAAATATTAGCAAGAAGAGATTGTATCTCATTTTTTGATGTTTGCTTTTGATTTGGTGTTATAAGTTCAGAAACTTATTCTATAAATAAGTTCTTAGTGACAACTTACGTCTTAACACTCATATCTTTACATACATAAGAAAGAATACAATTTTCATAAATTAAAAATTAATTTTAAAAATAAAGGTATCAATTAATCACATTCAAAAAATCCTGATTTTTGTAATATATAAAAATCTTTTTCATTAGATTCAATACCAAGATAATCTCCTTTGTCAAATATCAGTTTTATTATTTCCTTTGAATTTCCAATCATGACTAATAATTCTAATTCATCTGATGATAGTATTGCACTTGAATATAATTTAATATTTTCATAATAATAATCTTTCAATCCAATATCGACATAACTTTCTAAATGATAAGTCATTGTATTAAATGAAACTTCAATAAAAATAGCATCTTGACAAGAATATAAATTATCGAAGTGTTCAGCATAAAATATATCATTCTCATTTATTTTAACGGTTATTTCTTTGTTTGAATAATCACCAAAAAAGAAAATTAAAAAAGTTAATATTTCACTAATGACCATCAGCCTCTTGTTTACCTTTATTTCTATAATAATTTTTAATTATATTAATTTGTTCTTCGGTTATTTCTGTTCCCGCTAATCTTTTTCTAGATTGAAGCATCAAATTCCCTGGAGCATCATTTTGAAGAGGATACCCCTCTAGACCAGCTGAATAACCAAATTGATGAGAAAATGTTCTAAATAATACCCCCTTTCTATTTATAGTTTTACCTGTCCAACTCATCGCATCTTCTCTAACTTTTGTTCTTAAAAGATTTGAATTAAAATATATATAATTCTGTCCAAATCCTGCTCTACCCATAATCCCTTTTCTTCCTTCAGCTCCACGTATTGTCATAGATTTAGTTAGATATATTGCGTGTTGTCCTTCATTTAAATCTTTCTCATAGTATTGGAACTTATGATCAGAGGTGTACCTTGCTTCTCAATACCCGCCATATTCATACCAAAGGTTTTCTTGGACGATGTAATCGTTGAAAGTTATTTTTACCTCCTACAAAAGGATCTAATTACGGTTTCTCTCCCATTTGTATCAAGCTGTATGTCTTTCAATTATTGTTGAGCTTGTTGCTGTTTTAGTTGGGAGAATGAGGGGGTAGGTTTGTGCCTGTAAAACCTCTAATAGCAAGAAGAGAGTGTATCTCATTTTTCTGATGTTTGCTTTTGATTATTGTGTTTTTAAAGGTCAACTCTTGGTGTGTGGTTATCTTGAATTGACCTTATATACTATTCTTATTTTTGTTGATGTTATAAGTGTGAATATTTATTCTATTGAATACGTCTTATTTGAATAATTTTGCTTGTACAAGATCACTAATCTTGAAGTTATTGAATCAGATTCGCTGTTGTACAAATCTTTATATTTCAAAAATACATCTTGCAAGGAGTCATTATTATTAAAGTCTGAAAAAATATACTTTGTTTTTCGTATTTTAGAATAAAGGTTTAGATAAGATACTTCTTTTGTATAAATATGTATATAGGTATCTTCCTCATTGAAGAATATATTATCCTGTATTAAAATAGGAATTGAAATATCCTTATGTTTTATGATAATAGTATCTCGGTCATAATAATTATAATTATGTAATGAATCTAATTCAGACAATATAAACTTCAATTCTTCTTTCAATTCCAAATATGTATTTAGATTTGAAAGATCTGCTATATTATGATTTGATTTTACATCGTTACATCCTGAAAGAAAGGATATAACGATAAATAAACTAAATATTTGAACGAGGTATTTCATAATTATCAATAATTTCTTGTAACTTTTCCATTTGATGTCTCATTTCACGCATATCTAAAATATTTAATTGTTTTTCCAAATTCTTTTTCCCAATTTCTATCAAACCAATCTAATGCACGTTTAGCTTTTGTGTCTTTTCCTTTCTGAATATCTTCATCATTTGGAGTATCTCATTGATATAAGCCAAAATACTTCTCATGATCTTCTTCATTTTTAATATTTTTATTCGGAAATAGTCCAAATGCTTCTGTACAACTATGAAAATCTTCGTGATTCCAAGTTGAAAAATGCTCTTTTATATTATCATAACTTCCATCTGAAACTACCAATATAACCTTTTTACTCCCATTATCTGTGTATGTGTTATATTGATCAATAGTTAAGTCTTTAATATATATTTTCATCGCTTTAAATGATGAAAAAGTACCTCTCATACCAGACCCACTAATGTCACTGACTACATAAATTAAATTGTAACTTTTCTGATTATTCTTAAACTTGTACATCATACTTTTTGTAGGGTCATATTGTAGATTAATAAAAAAAGCACTTCTTGCAGATTCATTATCATTAAAATCGTTATGAATTGACACCTTTTAAAGACCTTCTCGTTCAAAATGTGAGGTTACTGCATTTTCACTAAAAGCATAAGTAGAATTATAATAAAAACTTTCACTCAAAGGATCGATATTAAAAACCTACAAAAGGATCAAATTACGGTTTCTCTCCCATTTGTATCAAGCTGTATGTTTTTCAATTCTTGTTGTGCTTGTTGCTGTTTTAGTTGGGAGAATGAGGGGGTAGGTTTGTGCCTGTAAAACCTCTAGTGTGAAAAATAAGAGCTAGAATAGAGTGTATCTCATTTTTCTGATGTTTACTTTTTTGATGATATGCTATAAGTCAAAGACTTAATCGATTGATGAGTTCGGAGTGACACTTCGTTTAACATTCCGAACAGTTGGGGTAAATCAAAAAACAATCTTAATTAATCAGACCAATACCCGCTCAAACCAAATAAATTCTAAATTTTTAGACAAAAAAACCTCGCCGGTAATACCAACGAGGTTTTTCATGAACTTAACTCTCTCAATTTTTTTATCACTTATCTACTAAGCGCATTCATCTAACTTCTGATTATATAAACTGTTTCTATTGTTATTTTGTTTCAATTTAAACATAATAATACTATAACAGATGCTAACGAGGATAATTATTACGCTGTAAACTTAGTGTGTTATTAATAATTTTTGAGTTGAATTAAATTCATCATTTGAGATGGACATTATATAAACCCCTTCTTGTAATGTGGACAAAACATGGCTTATATCTGTACCTAGAACATCTAATTCAATTCTCTTTTTGTATAAAATTAAACCTTT encodes:
- a CDS encoding AAA family ATPase, producing the protein MTFPFTAIVGQEQFKLALLLNSIDPSLGGVLAIGDKGTGKTTLIRSLSDLLNCTFVNLPIGAAEDRVLGHINLEKLINDKSEEVQLGLLAQANKGFLYIDEINLLNDYLMDVLLDASASGEYYLEREGISKKFDSKFCLVGSMNPEEGDLRPQLKDRFGLSVQIKTPTLLEDRTKIVSNRLAFDSNPTEFITQFKEEQQLLQAKITLAKSNVINIPITVKIIEYCTQLALDNAVEGMRADILLVKAARAYAAFHQKESISTEDVDAIKDFVLHHRQNNTTPPPPSPPQNQEKEEKPKEEKKPEQAPKESAVFKSIIPEQKLQITEKQDIGIQQTAPKSNLKNSIDRRKSVGQYLAKDQFEIFNKPQEEATPKQIIFLLDSSGSMINEEVITLAKGVIEKIVSKNQNAPLQFSLIALLQGDATIIKENTSNIKVFIKAIQELESGGKTNIIAGFKCVKSLLAQTSNQTELVVVSDGHFCSDYGLEDIIGSYQFHCKKVQQLTLIDTETGIVQLGIMKRLADALKGTYQKLLLEQ
- a CDS encoding bifunctional adenosylcobinamide kinase/adenosylcobinamide-phosphate guanylyltransferase — protein: MAKIHMITGGQRSGKSVYAEKIALSLSNTPYYLATSKKWDEEHTKRIDLHQKRRTNNWITIEEEIDLHLHQLKNKVILLDCVTLWLTNIFDKMNYDKEKTFDKAVAIWEQLILQDCTLIVVANEIGLGGISMHKGTRHFTDVHGLINQRIAKDAQQVTFIVAGLPLIVKG
- a CDS encoding cobyrinate a,c-diamide synthase, translating into MHKSSFIIAAPTSNSGKTTITLGLLRALKNRGKEVQPFKSGPDYIDPKFHGIACGKTGVNLDLFMMTEQHLKETYLDYIATSEIQCIEGVMGLFDGAKKAERSTAELAKKLNLPIIFVVDAKAVAYSVAPLLYGFKNFDPSLNIVGVIFNRVNTKSHYKFLQEASEDVGIKALGYVPFLEDCKIQSRHLGLSIANLKEYDKKITAIAKQIEKTVHLNQLLDLTTYAETTHTKQKAVPPIAPLTIGVAKDEAFNFSYSQNINALKKIGKVVFFSPIKDEKLPQTDVLYFPGGYPECYVKNLAENKAMLSAIKEYAENEGVIIAECGGMMYLGKNMIDQNGDSYPMANVFSFSSSMKAMKLHLGYRTIHLDEYTFKGHEFHYSEVYGDENIETVGQIFSARNQEVPTKIYKYKNVLASYIHLYFGEANQFKSITNYITDKTLQL
- a CDS encoding cob(I)yrinic acid a,c-diamide adenosyltransferase — its product is MKVYTRKGDKGQTGVFGGKREAKDSPRIECIGTLDEVNSTIGLLRAKLGNDHEWQPNLHRIQKDMMNMMSHLARPSDSKKENKNPHPEDGAVFCEEWIDAMENNMSSPSDYFLLPGGNEISALCHVCRTQVRRGERTLVTLAKVDPDSVFEYISSYINRLSDLFFTMARAEMDKHGVAEEKWNLFLYKRKKK
- the cobW gene encoding cobalamin biosynthesis protein CobW gives rise to the protein MRKIPITIVTGFLGVGKTTLVHNILKNANGKRIALLVNEFGEVGVDGDIIKSGCDDKECNLIELSNGCICCTVQEEFLPSMLELIERKEDIDHIVIETSGLAMPKPLVRAVNWPDLKPHITIDAVITVVDAVGIATGEFCDRQRVQAQRLADDSLDHETPIEELFLDQLSCADLVLVSKRDLVDDKKYNEIAAFVSEKIKANTKVIPMIKGEVSNDLLLGIEASAEDDLDNRHSIHEHHHEHGHDHEHDDDIKTELLEFEETANIKQLINELTQLVKENEIYRIKGFVNIPNKPMRMILQGVGDRFDYYFDRAWEPNEPRKTHLVVIGRNISLSENTIV